The Gimibacter soli genome includes a region encoding these proteins:
- the gph gene encoding phosphoglycolate phosphatase (PGP is an essential enzyme in the glycolate salvage pathway in higher organisms (photorespiration in plants). Phosphoglycolate results from the oxidase activity of RubisCO in the Calvin cycle when concentrations of carbon dioxide are low relative to oxygen. This enzyme is a member of the Haloacid Dehalogenase (HAD) superfamily of aspartate-nucleophile hydrolase enzymes (PF00702).), with amino-acid sequence MFVVPFDVERIVFDLDGTLVDSAPDLHRATNHVLTSVGRTEIPLEAVRHMVGEGAKRLIEKGLAHTGGINGFDLDALLPTFLDFYKDNLCVESRLYDGALEMLDALEARGIKSAVCTNKPVHLAEPLLEALGIRQRFVAVTGGDSFPFRKPDPRHLTETLALMGGIGGAVMVGDTISDTAAAKAAGVPSILVSYGYLSGSLADLDADAIVDSLADIPGILRA; translated from the coding sequence ATGTTTGTCGTGCCTTTTGATGTAGAGCGTATCGTCTTCGATCTTGACGGGACCCTTGTGGATTCCGCGCCTGATCTGCATCGCGCCACGAACCATGTGCTGACAAGCGTTGGCCGCACGGAAATCCCGCTTGAGGCCGTGCGGCACATGGTGGGTGAAGGGGCAAAACGCCTGATCGAAAAAGGACTGGCGCACACGGGCGGGATCAATGGATTTGACCTTGATGCCCTGCTCCCGACCTTCCTTGATTTCTACAAGGACAATCTTTGCGTCGAAAGCCGCCTCTATGATGGTGCGCTTGAAATGCTGGATGCGCTCGAGGCCCGTGGCATCAAATCCGCCGTTTGCACCAACAAGCCCGTTCATCTGGCTGAACCGCTCCTTGAAGCCCTTGGCATCCGCCAGCGGTTTGTGGCTGTAACCGGCGGCGACAGCTTCCCCTTCCGCAAGCCCGATCCTCGTCACCTGACCGAAACGCTGGCTCTGATGGGCGGCATCGGCGGCGCCGTTATGGTGGGCGACACGATCAGCGATACGGCGGCTGCAAAGGCCGCCGGCGTCCCGAGCATTCTTGTCAGCTATGGTTACCTGAGCGGTAGCCTTGCCGATCTCGATGCCGACGCCATTGTTGACAGCCTTGCCGATATCCCCGGGATTCTGCGGGCCTGA
- a CDS encoding ATP-binding protein has translation MRAHALNGLPSPVLIVDDQHKIVFANDSATAFLGANLVDEDVFLFLRHPRIVQSVDAALTDGPQTAGSLRYTAAHDRSFDITIAPLAERSSRGGRQAMIYFYEVTSLLRTEQMRADFVANASHELRTPLSSVIGAIETIQGPARDDPDATQRFLSIMQKEAERMARLIDDLLSLSRIEMSRHVAPDTQFEIGLVIGNVINALVGQAGERDIVISNEVAAGLPSVRGDDDQITQVLLNLLMNAIKYANRGTTVHVKAELLSNGAKIRIAVADEGPGIAPEHLTRLTERFYRIDTARSRKMGGTGLGLAIVKHILLRHETNLDIRSEVGKGSSFAFALPVSKSDAK, from the coding sequence ATGCGCGCCCACGCGCTGAACGGCCTGCCCTCGCCGGTCCTGATCGTTGATGACCAGCACAAGATTGTTTTCGCGAATGATTCCGCCACGGCCTTCCTTGGCGCCAATCTTGTTGACGAGGATGTCTTCCTGTTCCTCCGCCATCCGCGCATCGTGCAGTCGGTGGATGCAGCCCTTACGGACGGCCCGCAAACCGCCGGCTCGCTGCGCTACACAGCCGCCCATGACCGCAGCTTTGACATCACCATTGCCCCGCTAGCCGAGCGCTCGTCGCGCGGCGGTCGGCAAGCGATGATCTATTTCTACGAGGTCACGAGCCTGCTGCGGACCGAACAGATGCGCGCCGATTTCGTGGCGAACGCCAGCCATGAGCTTCGCACGCCGCTTTCTTCGGTGATCGGCGCCATTGAAACGATCCAGGGCCCAGCCCGCGATGATCCGGATGCCACCCAGCGTTTCCTTTCGATTATGCAGAAAGAAGCCGAGCGGATGGCCCGGCTGATTGACGATCTTCTGTCGCTGTCGCGGATTGAAATGTCGCGCCACGTGGCGCCCGACACCCAGTTCGAGATCGGCCTCGTGATCGGCAATGTGATCAATGCCCTTGTCGGCCAGGCTGGCGAGCGGGACATCGTGATTTCGAACGAAGTGGCTGCAGGCCTGCCAAGCGTTCGTGGTGACGACGACCAGATCACCCAGGTTCTGCTGAACCTGTTGATGAATGCCATCAAATATGCCAACCGCGGCACCACTGTGCATGTGAAGGCGGAGCTGCTCTCGAACGGCGCCAAAATTCGCATTGCTGTGGCCGACGAAGGCCCGGGCATTGCCCCTGAACACCTGACGCGCCTCACGGAACGCTTCTACCGTATCGATACTGCGCGCTCACGCAAGATGGGCGGCACCGGCCTTGGCCTCGCCATCGTCAAGCATATCCTTTTACGGCATGAAACAAATCTCGATATCCGAAGCGAAGTCGGCAAGGGTTCGTCATTTGCCTTCGCTCTACCTGTTTCAAAAAGCGACGCAAAATAA
- a CDS encoding substrate-binding domain-containing protein — translation MKKYLLGTIAALALIGSTGAHAQSRDQIRIVGSSTVFPFSTAVAEEFGRTTNFKAPIVESTGSGGGLKLFCGGVGTAHPDITNSSRRIKQSEVDMCAANGVSEVVEMKIGFDGIVMAAAKTSPSMTLTLHHIYLALAAQVPAPGTEGGEGHLIPNPFKRWNEIDPALPNEEIVVLGPPPTSGTRDAFVELALEVGCDFFKGNAALKKSNENEHKRVCQTVREDGAYVEAGENDNLIVQKLQADGRAVGIFGYSFLDQNSDALQAFPVAKDDAEAVEPTFEAISSGDYPVSRSLYVYVKKAHVGVVPGIQEFLTEFTSEATWGDMGYLADRGLIPLPEDERATVAEEVAALKPLSLK, via the coding sequence ATGAAAAAATATCTCCTTGGCACTATCGCCGCCCTCGCCCTCATCGGCTCGACGGGTGCGCATGCTCAGTCGCGCGACCAGATTCGCATCGTCGGCTCCTCGACCGTATTCCCCTTCTCGACCGCGGTTGCGGAAGAGTTCGGTCGCACCACCAACTTCAAGGCCCCGATCGTCGAATCGACCGGTTCGGGCGGCGGCCTGAAGCTCTTCTGCGGTGGCGTCGGTACCGCTCACCCGGATATCACCAACTCCTCGCGCCGCATCAAGCAGTCGGAAGTTGACATGTGCGCCGCCAACGGCGTCAGCGAAGTCGTTGAAATGAAGATCGGCTTCGACGGTATCGTGATGGCAGCTGCCAAGACCTCGCCCTCGATGACCCTGACGCTGCACCACATCTATCTGGCCCTTGCGGCCCAGGTTCCAGCTCCGGGCACGGAAGGCGGCGAAGGCCACCTGATCCCGAACCCCTTCAAGCGCTGGAACGAAATTGACCCGGCCCTGCCCAACGAGGAAATCGTTGTTCTCGGCCCCCCGCCGACCTCCGGCACCCGTGACGCCTTCGTCGAGCTCGCCCTTGAAGTCGGCTGCGATTTCTTCAAGGGCAACGCCGCCCTCAAGAAATCGAACGAAAACGAGCACAAGCGCGTTTGCCAAACTGTTCGCGAAGACGGCGCTTATGTTGAAGCCGGCGAGAACGACAACCTGATCGTTCAGAAGCTGCAGGCCGATGGCCGCGCTGTCGGCATCTTCGGCTACAGCTTCCTCGACCAGAACAGCGATGCCCTGCAGGCCTTCCCGGTTGCCAAGGATGACGCTGAAGCTGTGGAGCCGACCTTCGAAGCCATCTCGTCGGGCGACTATCCGGTTTCGCGCTCGCTTTATGTTTACGTCAAGAAAGCCCATGTCGGCGTCGTGCCCGGCATCCAGGAATTCCTGACCGAATTCACGAGCGAAGCGACCTGGGGTGACATGGGTTACCTCGCCGATCGCGGCCTGATCCCGCTGCCGGAAGACGAGCGTGCAACGGTTGCGGAAGAAGTCGCCGCCCTCAAGCCGCTGAGCCTGAAGTAA
- the pstC gene encoding phosphate ABC transporter permease subunit PstC: MTSSAISVIILLLSLAAFAAGRQRSLATVGGRRGDLHSLPRHYGYFAASLVVLPATLILVLWLTFGDFALERMTLNSIPEGAAVTEGIEDHLVLNRIRIAVDQGDRVEKDPTILAAAKFYREAHGEAVWLTFAAALLAGLAGLAYALKVTSAEFRARNKVETFMRVALIACSALAVLTTVGIVASLLFESLRFFQQVPISEFLFGLKWSPQTALRADQVGSSGAFGAVPLFAGTLLISLLAMLVAGPIGLLAAIYLTQYASGRVRAVAKPALEILAGVPTVVYGFFAALTIAPLFREMGLSVGLDIASESALAAGVVMGIMIIPFVSSLSDDAITAVPRSLSDGSLALGATPSETIRKVILPAALPGIVGAFLLAVSRAVGETMIVVMAAGMQPNLTANPFEAVTTVTVQIVALLTGDQEFDSAKTLSAFALGLVLFVVTLFFNVIAIRVVRKYREIYD; this comes from the coding sequence ATGACCAGTTCAGCCATCTCCGTCATCATCCTGCTTCTCTCGCTTGCCGCCTTTGCCGCCGGACGGCAGCGGTCGCTTGCCACCGTTGGCGGTCGTCGCGGCGACCTGCACAGCCTGCCCCGCCACTATGGCTATTTCGCAGCCTCGCTTGTTGTCCTGCCCGCTACCCTGATCCTCGTTCTGTGGCTCACCTTCGGCGACTTCGCGCTGGAACGGATGACCCTGAACTCGATCCCGGAAGGTGCGGCCGTCACCGAAGGCATTGAAGACCATCTGGTGCTGAACCGCATCCGCATCGCCGTCGACCAAGGCGACCGTGTGGAAAAGGACCCGACGATCCTTGCTGCCGCCAAATTCTACCGCGAAGCCCACGGCGAAGCCGTCTGGCTGACCTTCGCAGCCGCCCTTCTGGCGGGCCTTGCCGGCCTTGCCTATGCGCTGAAAGTAACAAGCGCCGAGTTCCGCGCCCGCAACAAGGTGGAAACCTTCATGCGGGTGGCGTTGATCGCCTGCTCTGCGCTCGCAGTGCTCACCACGGTCGGCATCGTCGCCTCGCTTCTTTTCGAAAGCCTGCGCTTCTTCCAGCAGGTGCCTATCAGCGAATTCCTGTTCGGCCTGAAATGGAGCCCGCAAACCGCGCTGCGCGCCGATCAGGTCGGCTCGTCCGGTGCCTTCGGGGCGGTACCCCTGTTTGCCGGTACGCTGCTGATCAGCCTGCTTGCCATGCTTGTCGCTGGCCCTATCGGCCTTCTGGCGGCTATCTACCTGACCCAATATGCCAGTGGCCGTGTGCGTGCTGTGGCCAAGCCGGCGCTCGAAATCCTTGCCGGTGTACCGACCGTGGTTTACGGCTTCTTCGCTGCCCTCACCATCGCGCCGCTCTTCCGCGAGATGGGACTGAGCGTCGGCCTTGATATCGCCAGCGAAAGCGCACTCGCCGCCGGTGTTGTCATGGGCATCATGATCATCCCGTTCGTGTCGTCGCTTTCGGATGACGCGATCACAGCCGTCCCGCGCAGCCTTTCCGACGGCTCACTGGCGCTCGGCGCCACGCCTTCGGAAACCATCCGCAAGGTCATCCTGCCAGCCGCCCTGCCCGGCATCGTTGGCGCCTTCCTGCTGGCCGTCAGCCGTGCAGTTGGTGAAACCATGATCGTGGTGATGGCTGCCGGCATGCAGCCGAACCTCACCGCCAACCCCTTCGAAGCGGTAACGACCGTGACCGTGCAGATCGTGGCCCTTCTGACCGGTGACCAGGAATTCGACAGCGCCAAGACGCTTTCCGCCTTCGCGCTCGGCCTTGTGCTCTTTGTCGTCACCCTTTTCTTCAACGTGATCGCGATCCGCGTCGTGCGGAAATATCGCGAGATTTACGACTGA
- the pstA gene encoding phosphate ABC transporter permease PstA, translated as MTTPSKIDSNPTVWDSKEMQQRTARRYRQERIFRAAGLGAVAVSALFLVVLLSNIISQGTGGFFQTYIETEIELPVKVLGDPRTMTPEEFANSVRRANMLGLVAKSLEETFPDVTSRNEKRALLKIYSTGVRGQLAQFVTENPDVIGTRQTLWLLASDDIDQVVKGNIDTETDESDRRVSDRELAWLQTLEDAGRVDVKFHTTFLTSGDSRNPEMAGVWGAVVGSALTLFVTLILAFPVGVLSAIYLEEFAPQNRFTDFLEININNLAAVPSIVFGLLGLAVFIGTMHLPRSAPLVGGFTLALMTLPTIIIASRAAIKAVPPSIRDAARGLGASPMQVIFHHVLPLAMPGILTGTIIGMAQALGETAPLLMIGMVAFIVDIPSGITGAATALPVQVYLWADSPERAFAEKTSAAIMVLLFFLIMMNAVAIKLRQKFERKW; from the coding sequence ATGACGACGCCTTCGAAAATCGACAGCAACCCGACTGTGTGGGACAGCAAGGAAATGCAGCAGCGCACCGCGCGCCGCTACCGGCAGGAACGCATTTTCCGCGCCGCCGGCCTTGGCGCAGTCGCTGTTTCCGCGCTCTTCCTTGTCGTGCTGCTCAGCAACATCATCAGCCAGGGCACTGGCGGCTTCTTCCAGACCTATATCGAAACGGAAATCGAGCTTCCCGTAAAGGTGCTGGGCGACCCGCGCACCATGACGCCGGAGGAATTCGCCAATTCCGTGCGCCGCGCCAACATGCTGGGCCTTGTTGCCAAGTCGCTTGAGGAAACCTTCCCTGACGTGACAAGCCGCAACGAGAAGCGGGCACTGTTGAAGATCTACAGCACCGGTGTGCGCGGCCAACTGGCGCAGTTTGTGACCGAAAACCCCGATGTTATTGGCACGCGCCAGACGCTCTGGCTGCTTGCCTCCGACGATATCGACCAGGTTGTGAAGGGTAATATCGATACGGAAACCGACGAAAGCGACCGCCGCGTTTCGGACCGCGAGCTTGCCTGGCTGCAGACGCTTGAAGATGCCGGTCGTGTGGATGTGAAATTCCACACCACCTTCCTCACCTCCGGTGACAGCCGCAACCCGGAAATGGCTGGCGTGTGGGGTGCAGTTGTAGGCTCGGCGCTCACGCTGTTTGTTACCCTGATCCTCGCCTTCCCGGTCGGCGTGCTGTCTGCGATCTACCTCGAGGAATTCGCGCCGCAGAACCGCTTCACCGATTTCCTTGAAATCAACATCAACAATCTCGCGGCGGTTCCGTCTATCGTGTTCGGCCTTTTGGGCCTTGCCGTCTTCATTGGCACCATGCACCTGCCGCGCTCGGCGCCGCTTGTGGGTGGTTTCACCCTCGCGCTGATGACTCTGCCGACGATCATCATCGCCAGCCGCGCCGCCATCAAGGCCGTGCCGCCATCAATCCGTGATGCGGCCCGCGGGCTTGGCGCCTCGCCAATGCAGGTGATTTTCCACCATGTGCTGCCGCTTGCGATGCCCGGCATCCTGACCGGCACCATCATCGGCATGGCGCAGGCGCTGGGTGAAACCGCGCCGCTCCTGATGATCGGCATGGTCGCCTTCATCGTTGATATTCCGTCCGGCATCACTGGTGCCGCGACCGCCCTGCCTGTGCAAGTCTATCTCTGGGCCGACAGCCCAGAGCGGGCTTTTGCCGAAAAAACTTCAGCCGCCATCATGGTACTGTTGTTTTTCCTTATCATGATGAATGCGGTAGCCATCAAACTGCGTCAGAAATTTGAACGGAAATGGTAA
- the pstB gene encoding phosphate ABC transporter ATP-binding protein PstB → MTEAMPEVTQTTRTPKMAARDVHVYYGETHAVKGVNLDLHQDEVTALIGPSGCGKSTFLRCLNRMNDTVATCRVEGSITLDGKDIYDNKIDVVQLRARVGMVFQKPNPFPKSIYENVAYGPRIHGLAETRLDLDEIVATSLEKAGLWNEVKDRLDTPGTALSGGQQQRLCIARAIAVNPEVILMDEPCSALDPIATARVEALIEELKGRYAIAIVTHSMQQAARISQKTAFFHLGNLVEMGETTQIFTTPREERTRDYITGRFG, encoded by the coding sequence ATGACCGAAGCGATGCCTGAAGTGACCCAAACCACCCGTACCCCGAAAATGGCCGCAAGGGACGTCCATGTCTATTATGGCGAAACCCATGCCGTGAAGGGCGTGAACCTTGACCTGCACCAGGACGAGGTCACCGCGCTCATCGGCCCGTCGGGTTGCGGCAAATCCACCTTCCTGCGGTGCCTCAATCGCATGAACGATACTGTTGCCACTTGCCGCGTCGAAGGTTCGATCACGCTCGATGGCAAGGATATCTACGATAACAAGATCGATGTGGTGCAGCTGCGTGCCCGTGTCGGCATGGTGTTCCAGAAGCCGAACCCCTTCCCGAAATCGATCTATGAAAACGTCGCTTACGGCCCGCGGATCCACGGCCTTGCCGAGACCCGGCTGGATCTAGACGAAATCGTCGCCACGAGCCTTGAAAAGGCCGGCCTCTGGAACGAGGTGAAGGACCGCCTCGACACGCCCGGCACCGCGCTTTCAGGTGGCCAGCAGCAGCGTCTTTGCATCGCCCGCGCCATTGCCGTGAACCCTGAAGTGATCCTGATGGACGAGCCCTGCTCGGCGCTTGATCCGATTGCGACTGCCCGCGTTGAAGCCCTCATCGAGGAACTCAAGGGCCGCTACGCCATCGCCATCGTCACCCACAGCATGCAGCAGGCCGCCCGTATTTCACAGAAGACCGCCTTCTTCCACCTCGGCAACCTTGTCGAGATGGGCGAAACGACGCAAATCTTCACCACCCCGCGCGAGGAACGTACGCGTGACTATATCACTGGCCGGTTCGGCTAA
- the phoU gene encoding phosphate signaling complex protein PhoU, with protein sequence MEHIVKSYDAEIRELRSLISRMGGLVEDQLSAAITALSEYDVELAAKVKAGDRQIDDLEIQVENTAVSIFARRAPVADDLREIISSLKMSAVLERAGDYAKNIAKRTIAIAQERPVGFPPTIVQMSELAATMLRDVMDAYVRHNADAAMDVWYRDEQLDNLHNTAYRQLIARMVEMPDHINTWTHLLMIAKNLERIGDQTTNLAEQIYYSVKGTILEDTRPKHDLTSSATSGPDASA encoded by the coding sequence ATGGAACATATTGTGAAGTCTTACGACGCGGAAATTCGTGAACTCCGGAGCCTGATCAGCCGCATGGGTGGCCTTGTGGAAGATCAGCTTTCCGCCGCCATCACCGCGCTTTCCGAATATGATGTCGAACTGGCTGCCAAGGTGAAAGCCGGCGACCGCCAGATTGATGACCTGGAAATCCAGGTGGAAAACACGGCTGTATCGATCTTCGCCCGCCGCGCGCCGGTGGCCGATGACCTGCGCGAAATCATTTCCAGCCTGAAGATGTCGGCGGTGTTAGAGCGCGCCGGTGACTATGCCAAAAACATCGCCAAGCGGACCATTGCCATCGCACAGGAACGCCCGGTCGGCTTCCCGCCGACCATCGTGCAGATGAGCGAGCTTGCCGCTACCATGCTGCGCGACGTGATGGATGCCTATGTGCGCCACAATGCCGATGCTGCCATGGATGTGTGGTACCGCGACGAACAGCTCGACAACCTGCATAACACCGCCTACCGGCAATTGATCGCCCGGATGGTGGAAATGCCGGATCATATCAACACCTGGACCCACCTTCTGATGATTGCGAAAAATCTGGAACGCATCGGCGACCAGACAACCAATCTGGCGGAACAGATCTATTACAGCGTCAAAGGCACGATCCTTGAGGATACGCGCCCCAAGCATGACCTGACGAGCTCGGCAACGTCCGGGCCGGACGCCAGCGCCTGA
- the phoB gene encoding phosphate regulon transcriptional regulator PhoB, producing MKTKILLIEDDENISELVKYNLTRAEFSVITAADGEEGLLLATEESPDLILLDWMLPNLSGLEICRRLRRNNSTAHTPILMLTARADEPDRIRGLETGADDYITKPFSPKELVARIQAVLRRVRPALAAEQLRFKDIILDNVSHQVTRAEKPVHLGPTEYRLLRHFMENPGRVFSREQLLDSVWGYDVYVEPRTVDVHIRRLRKAINGDTLPDYIRTVRSAGYALDTTNAI from the coding sequence TTGAAGACGAAGATCCTGCTTATCGAGGACGACGAGAATATCTCGGAACTCGTGAAATATAACCTGACCCGCGCCGAATTTTCCGTGATCACGGCGGCGGACGGGGAAGAAGGCCTGCTGCTCGCCACCGAAGAATCGCCCGACCTGATCCTTCTGGACTGGATGCTGCCCAATCTTTCGGGCCTTGAAATCTGCCGCCGGCTGCGCCGTAACAACAGCACGGCCCATACCCCGATCCTGATGCTGACGGCGCGTGCTGACGAGCCCGACCGTATCCGGGGCCTGGAGACCGGGGCGGACGATTACATCACCAAGCCTTTCTCGCCGAAGGAACTGGTGGCCCGCATCCAGGCTGTCCTGCGCCGGGTGCGCCCGGCATTGGCGGCCGAGCAGCTCCGGTTCAAGGACATCATCCTTGATAACGTGTCCCATCAGGTGACCCGCGCCGAAAAGCCGGTGCATCTGGGGCCGACCGAATATCGGCTGCTGCGGCACTTCATGGAAAACCCGGGCCGCGTCTTCAGCCGCGAACAGCTTCTGGACTCGGTCTGGGGCTATGACGTGTATGTGGAGCCGCGCACCGTGGACGTCCACATCCGCCGCCTGCGCAAGGCCATCAACGGCGACACGCTGCCGGATTATATCCGCACCGTCCGTTCGGCCGGTTACGCCCTCGACACCACGAACGCGATCTGA
- a CDS encoding nicotinate-nucleotide--dimethylbenzimidazole phosphoribosyltransferase has product MQTNPSPFDDLRTLIDRVPALDDCAGRHARQHLAAKGIVAGAMPDITEWLASVAANEHPQTRETHICLLASSYTDGAEPEAITGFIGEASKGTAPVNQLCKPAGVGLRILELAPTVPHRVDVEAPTWSARDMMAAAAFGMEAVAAGGNVLGLSALAFGGEAHAAALLTALEQADESDDPLELARHYAGREVAGLVGAILAARMQKLAVVLDGAAALAAAAVLHALSPVAISHCRLAATETPEMEKAAARMGLTPLLSQASGAGPGADAALAAGLLAAAASLV; this is encoded by the coding sequence ATGCAGACCAATCCTTCCCCTTTCGATGACCTTCGCACGCTGATCGACCGCGTTCCGGCGCTTGATGACTGCGCCGGTCGCCACGCGCGCCAGCATCTGGCTGCCAAGGGGATTGTGGCGGGCGCGATGCCGGATATCACCGAATGGCTGGCAAGCGTTGCCGCGAACGAACATCCGCAAACGCGGGAAACCCATATCTGCCTTCTGGCATCCAGCTATACTGACGGCGCCGAACCTGAGGCAATCACCGGTTTTATTGGCGAGGCGTCGAAGGGCACGGCGCCGGTCAACCAGCTTTGCAAGCCTGCCGGGGTCGGACTGCGTATTCTGGAGCTTGCGCCGACCGTACCGCACCGTGTGGATGTGGAAGCGCCAACCTGGTCGGCCCGCGACATGATGGCCGCTGCGGCCTTCGGCATGGAAGCTGTGGCAGCAGGCGGCAATGTGTTGGGGTTATCGGCACTTGCCTTTGGCGGGGAAGCGCACGCAGCCGCCCTCCTGACGGCACTGGAGCAAGCAGACGAGAGCGATGATCCGCTTGAGCTTGCCCGCCATTATGCCGGGCGTGAGGTCGCGGGGCTGGTGGGCGCCATTCTGGCAGCGCGCATGCAGAAGCTGGCGGTGGTGCTGGATGGTGCAGCAGCCCTCGCCGCCGCAGCCGTTCTTCACGCCCTGTCGCCAGTGGCCATCAGCCACTGCCGGCTTGCCGCCACCGAGACGCCGGAAATGGAAAAAGCGGCGGCCCGTATGGGGCTGACGCCGCTTTTGTCGCAGGCGAGCGGGGCCGGCCCCGGTGCCGACGCTGCGCTTGCCGCTGGGCTTTTGGCCGCAGCGGCAAGTCTTGTCTGA
- a CDS encoding helix-turn-helix domain-containing protein has translation MMKSPDPVDVHVGQRVRARRKMLGLSQTQLGKDLGVTFQQVQKYERGTNRIGSSRLFRLSAALDVPVAYFFEGAETKLSGYNPVPEGLDADAFEKQETLELVEAYYRIADPRVRKKVLGLARLLASGMDEHGV, from the coding sequence ATGATGAAAAGTCCCGATCCGGTTGACGTTCACGTTGGACAACGTGTGCGCGCAAGACGGAAAATGTTGGGCCTATCTCAAACGCAGCTTGGTAAAGACTTGGGGGTCACTTTCCAGCAAGTGCAGAAGTATGAAAGAGGCACGAACCGTATCGGTTCGAGCCGCCTTTTCCGTCTTTCTGCGGCGCTTGACGTGCCTGTAGCCTATTTTTTCGAAGGCGCCGAAACCAAATTGTCCGGATACAATCCTGTGCCGGAAGGTTTGGATGCTGACGCATTCGAGAAACAGGAAACACTTGAACTTGTCGAAGCCTACTACCGGATTGCCGATCCGCGCGTCCGCAAGAAGGTTCTCGGCCTAGCCAGGCTACTGGCCAGCGGCATGGATGAACACGGGGTCTGA